A stretch of DNA from Pseudonocardia hierapolitana:
GCGACGTGGCCACCGAGAACCCGCTCGCCGGGTGCACGAGCGGGGCCGCGGCGCCGAAGGCGAGGACACCGGGGGTGCGGTGGCGCGGGGAGTCGACCGGGAAGCGGACGGCCTCGGTGGCGGCGTCCGGGGGAGGGGTGATGCCGTGCCGGGCGAGCCGTGCGCGCAGCCGCCTGCGCAGCACCGGCAGCGGCAGGCCGGGGCGGCGGGCGAGCGAGGTCTCCTCCAGCAGCACGGCGCCGCCGCCGAGCGGGACGCCGTAGAGGAAGGTGGGCCAGCCCGGCTCGCCGTGGTCGGGCCGCCAGTCCATGAACAGCGCCTCACCGGGCGCGACGAGCGGCGCGGCGATCGCCTCGTCGACGACCACGCCCGCCGCCGTCTGCTCGGCGGACGGCCGGCGCCGGGGCGCGGCGCGCAGCGGCTGGCGGTGGCCGCCCGCGTCCACGACGACCGCGGCCCGCAGCTCCTCGGCACCGCTGAGGTGGACGGCGCCGGATGCCCAGGCGGCCGCGCGGCCCGCGCGGACCTGCACCCCGCGGCGGGCGAGCTCGCCGTCGAGGTGGGCGCGCAGGGCGGGGACGTCCAGGACGGCGTACTCCCAGCCGAGCCGGTGCTCGGAGAGCGCGATCGCCCGTCCCGTGGCCCGGGCCGCGATCACCGACGGTGGCAGGTCGTCCGGCAGTTCGTCGGCCCAGCAGCCGTAGGTGGCCCGCCACGGCGCCTCCGGTGCCGGATCGACCAGCGTGGTGCGCAACCCGCGCTCGGCGGTGGCGGCGGCGAGTGCCCTCCCGGCGGGCCCGCCGCCGACGACGAGCACGTCGGGGTCGCGGAACACGCCCAGCATCCTGCCCGCCGAGGCCGTCCGGCGACGTTCAGGAAAGCCACATTGCTGTCCTGCACGTTCCGGAATGTGGCCTTCCTGAACTTCCCGGGTCGCTCCGCAGCACGCGTCGCCGCGCGCATTAGCCTGCGTGCGTGGCGGATCGCTCCGTGCTCGACCAACCCGTCCGCCCGTCCGCGCGGGCGGCCCGGCGGTCGGGCGTGGGGGAGAGCGGGGTGGGCCTGGCCGCGAGCCCGTTCCGGGTCGACCGGGACCGGATCGCGGCGTCGCCGTACTTCGCCCGCCTCGCCGGCGTCACGCAGGTGGTGAGCCCGACCGGCAACGGTCTGCTGCTGCACAACCGACTGACGCACAGCCTGCAGGTGGCTCAGGTGGCGAGGGCCATCGCCGAGCGGCTGACGGCCGACGCCGTGACGGGCGCGGTCCTGGACCGGCTCGGCGGCTGCGACCCCGATGTCGTCGAGGCCGCCGCGATCGCCCACGATCTGGGCCACCCGCCGTTCGGGCACCTCGGCGAGCAGGTCCTGGACCGGCTCGGCCGCGAGCGGCTGGGCCTGCCGGACGGGTTCGAGGGCAACGCGCAGAGCTTCCGCGTGATCACGACGATCGACCTGCACGGGCCGGGCGGCGCCGGGCTCGACCTGACCGCGGCCGTCCGCGCGGCCGTGCTCAAGTACCCGTGGGCCCGCCGCGGCCATCCCGACCCGCACCCGAGCACGGCGCCCGTTCCGCCGCGCGGCGCGGGCCCGCTGCCGGGCGCCCCGGACGCGGGGTCGGCCAAGTTCTCCTGCTACCTCACCGAGCTCGACGACCTGGTCGACAGCCGGGCCGCCGTGGCGGTGGGGCCGTGGCAGCAGACGGTGGAGGCCGCGGTGATGGACACCGCCGACGACGTCGCGTACGCCATCCACGACCTGGAGGACTTCCACCGGGTCGGCGTGCTCGCCCAGCCGGGTGTCGCGACCGAGCTGGGCGGCTGGCTGCGCGACCGGGGTGGGCTCGCCGCGGCCGACCCGTCCGCGCTCGGGTCGCTGCGCCCGGGCGCCGACCTCGAGCGGCTGCGCAGGCGGCTGCACACCAAGGACGGCTGGGCGTTCGACGACGAGGCGTTCGCCTCCGCCGTCGCCCTGGTGCGCGAGGAGCTGGTGGACGGGCTGCTGGCCGTCCCGTTCGACGGGTCGATGGCCGCCGAGCGGGCGGTCGCCGAGTTCTCGGCGCGGTGGACGGCCCGCCTCGTCGCGGGCGTCCGGGTGCAGCCCGACCCGCCGGTGCGGGCCGCGCCGGTCACCCTCGCCACGGCGCAGTGGCACGAGGTGGCGGTGCTGAAGTTCGTGCACCACCGGTTCGTCCTGCAGCGCGCCGACCTCGCCTCCCACCAGCGCGGCCAGGCGACGGTGCTGACCGGGCTGGTCGGTGCGCTCGCCGA
This window harbors:
- a CDS encoding lycopene cyclase family protein yields the protein MFRDPDVLVVGGGPAGRALAAATAERGLRTTLVDPAPEAPWRATYGCWADELPDDLPPSVIAARATGRAIALSEHRLGWEYAVLDVPALRAHLDGELARRGVQVRAGRAAAWASGAVHLSGAEELRAAVVVDAGGHRQPLRAAPRRRPSAEQTAAGVVVDEAIAAPLVAPGEALFMDWRPDHGEPGWPTFLYGVPLGGGAVLLEETSLARRPGLPLPVLRRRLRARLARHGITPPPDAATEAVRFPVDSPRHRTPGVLAFGAAAPLVHPASGFSVATSLRLAPAVADAIAAGPDRALAAAHAVVWPRGAGAVHRFRRIGLEALLRMPPAEVPAFFETFFALPPRHRWCYLVGRADVRGTAATMRALWAGAGWRMRARLIAPAVLPPAVLPPTVLPPTGV
- a CDS encoding deoxyguanosinetriphosphate triphosphohydrolase family protein, whose product is MADRSVLDQPVRPSARAARRSGVGESGVGLAASPFRVDRDRIAASPYFARLAGVTQVVSPTGNGLLLHNRLTHSLQVAQVARAIAERLTADAVTGAVLDRLGGCDPDVVEAAAIAHDLGHPPFGHLGEQVLDRLGRERLGLPDGFEGNAQSFRVITTIDLHGPGGAGLDLTAAVRAAVLKYPWARRGHPDPHPSTAPVPPRGAGPLPGAPDAGSAKFSCYLTELDDLVDSRAAVAVGPWQQTVEAAVMDTADDVAYAIHDLEDFHRVGVLAQPGVATELGGWLRDRGGLAAADPSALGSLRPGADLERLRRRLHTKDGWAFDDEAFASAVALVREELVDGLLAVPFDGSMAAERAVAEFSARWTARLVAGVRVQPDPPVRAAPVTLATAQWHEVAVLKFVHHRFVLQRADLASHQRGQATVLTGLVGALADWLTGDDEVRIPPRLHDLVALAHDEYRGLSAEGRLGPEPDVDALARGRAVVDYVASLTDGQAGALLDVLTGRSARLWADAVAL